AACTCATATGGATCCACCATGCCACTTTCATAGGGGATTAAGAAGCATAGACCAGATAAGCGTGAGAGAGATGTTCCTACCCCTCGTGGTGATCGATATTCACGAGAAAGTCAAGAAAAACCCAGATTATCAGGTCACGATGAAAGATGTAAAAGCATGGGAGAAAAAATATGGCCCCATTCCTCAGGAAGCCTTCGTGGCCTTAAGGACCGATTGGTCTAAGAGATGGCCAGATGCTAAGGCAATGCAAAACAAAGACGAAAAGGGAATAGCCCACTACCCTGGATGGAGCATGGAAGTTTTAAAGTATCTCTTCGAAGTGAGGAAAATAACCGCTATAGGACACGAAACCACGGACACAGATCCTGGAATATCAACCTCGAAAGACGATTACTCCTTAGAAAGCTATGTACTCAAGACAAACCATTATCAGATAGAGCTTTTAACAAATCTGGATAAGGTACCAGAATATGGTGCCTTAGTGGTGGTAACCGCACCTAAGCCAAAGGGAGGACCTGGCTTCCCCGCAAGGGTATTCGCAATCGTTCCGCAATGAAAAAGCTCTGCGGGGTTCCTTAAAAGGAACCCCGCAGATATCCATAAGCCAGCAGAACATATAGAGCCACACCTTTCCAAAGAACGTCCTCATCAACATCAAATCTTGGATGATGATGGGGGTA
The genomic region above belongs to Synergistota bacterium and contains:
- a CDS encoding cyclase family protein, with protein sequence MGYGFFAEYFCHVGQWGTHMDPPCHFHRGLRSIDQISVREMFLPLVVIDIHEKVKKNPDYQVTMKDVKAWEKKYGPIPQEAFVALRTDWSKRWPDAKAMQNKDEKGIAHYPGWSMEVLKYLFEVRKITAIGHETTDTDPGISTSKDDYSLESYVLKTNHYQIELLTNLDKVPEYGALVVVTAPKPKGGPGFPARVFAIVPQ